From one Magnolia sinica isolate HGM2019 chromosome 18, MsV1, whole genome shotgun sequence genomic stretch:
- the LOC131232872 gene encoding CBL-interacting serine/threonine-protein kinase 4-like codes for MESGPKVVLGKYELGHVLGRGTFAKVYHAGSLINGATVAVKVIDKCKIKNTTMEPRIVREVSAMHRLSHPNIIKLHEVMATKSKIYLVMEHASGGDLFSQIMQHGPLSEPIARRYFQQLVSALHFCHSNGVAHRDVKPQNLLLDEYGNLKVTDFGLSALPEQLKDGLFHTACGTPAYTAPEVVRRKGYDGTKADAWSCGIILFLLLAGYLPFEDSNIAVMYQKIYGREFKFPTWFSKPVRRVISRLLDPHPQTRMSIDALMRVAWFKKSYKANYMNPDLLLHDNRPNFCMLQKDGQFNLEDGAPVMTAFDLISLSSGLDLSGLFERGKKREKRFTSTKHAKDILEKFEKIGGKLGYKVERRKVGCVVLLKNQLVLSVNLSEVVPGVLFVEIKASGNDVADFEEFYWEDLKAGIQDLVLAWHNESV; via the coding sequence ATGGAGTCTGGACCCAAGGTTGTGCTCGGCAAGTACGAGCTCGGCCATGTTCTGGGCCGTGGCACGTTCGCGAAGGTCTACCATGCCGGATCTCTCATCAATGGCGCGACTGTCGCTGTAAAGGTCATCGACAAGTGCAAGATCAAGAACACTACCATGGAACCACGCATCGTTCGTGAAGTGTCTGCCATGCACCGTCTCAGCCACCCCAACATCATCAAGCTTCATGAAGTCATGGCTACCAAGTCCAAGATATACTTGGTCATGGAGCATGCAAGTGGGGGAGATTTATTCTCCCAGATCATGCAGCATGGCCCACTATCAGAGCCGATCGCACGACGATACTTCCAACAGCTTGTCTCAGCCCTTCATTTTTGTCActctaatggtgtggcccaccgagatgttaaGCCCCAGAATCTACTACTAGATGAGTATGGGAATTTGAAGGTGACTGATTTCGGCCTATCGGCACTTCCTGAGCAATTGAAGGACGGGCTCTTCCACACGGCGTGTGGCACGCCGGCCTACACCGCGCCTGAGGTTGTTAGGAGGAAGGGCTATGATGGAACCAAAGCAGATGCGTGGTCATGTGGAATCATTCTCTTTCTACTGCTTGCTGGCTACCTCCCCTTTGAAGATTCTAACATTGCAGTAATGTACCAAAAGATCTATGGGAGGGAATTTAAATTCCCGACATGGTTTTCTAAACCGGTGCGACGGGTGATCTCACGGCTCTTAGATCCACACCCGCAGACTAGGATGTCGATCGACGCCTTGATGCGAGTTGCCTGGTTCAAGAAATCTTACAAAGCGAATTACATGAATCCTGACTTGTTACTTCACGATAATCGACCTAACTTCTGCATGCTGCAAAAGGACGGCCAATTCAATCTTGAGGATGGCGCGCCTGTCATGACTGCTTTTGATTTGATATCATTGTCTTCGGGTTTAGATCTATCAGGGCTCTTTGAGAGGGGAAAGAAGAGGGAGAAGCGATTCACGTCTACTAAGCATGCTAAAGATATTTTAGAAAAGTTTGAGAAGATTGGAGGGAAATTAGGTTATAAGGTCGAAAGAAGAAAAGTCGGGTGTGTCGTGCTGTTAAAAAATCAATTAGTTTTATCAGTCAACCTATCAGAGGTGGTGCCGGGAGTTTTATTCGTGGAAATCAAAGCATCAGGTAATGATGTAGCGGATTTTGAGGAGTTTTACTGGGAAGATTTGAAAGCTGGAATTCAAGATTTGGTTTTAGCTTGGCACAATGAAAGTGTTTGA